The window acacacgAGACTCACGAGAGTTATGACTTTGTCGGGTCAACGTTCTATGGTTGTATGGTTGTACGGTTCCTTGGTTGTATGGTTGTTGGTTTGTTGGACTTTCTTACTTGTGTCTGACTGAGTATATTGTAGAACCGACTGAGTGGAGATGCTAACAACTATTGCGACGACGACGACGCACTGCTTTTACTACTGTACACGcacgtgataaaaaaaaaatatataaaaaaaacgaagatgatgatgatgatgatggtggtggtgggtTGATGttgatatatctatatatatttaaacgcCCCAACGTACAACTAGatgaaaattaagaaaaagtcTGCATGACGATAAAAGTTTTATTCTCttgtattgtatttttttttttatttatttttttattgtatgacTCAGCCATAATAAAACAGCCCTACTTCAAGTGGATTTTTCAAACACAAAATCATATATACGCATCAAATAAAACAGAATTATTCCCGCAAGTGATGTGAACCAGTATCAAGTCAGACACATCAAAGACATATTGacctatatttatattgtttttgttgttgttgttatttatttgagttgaatatattgaagatattcaacaaaatatataagagggtgcattaatcaaaaatagtcccctattttatctatatttattttgtttatttataacgCTCGACAGCTTTTATCTTGAAGTTTATATATTACCCCACAAAcgcatcatttatatatacaaaaaaaatttattaattaattaaaagaactgctcactattttttttatatacaaatatatttaaaaaaaaaaaaaaaaagataaatgaaaCTAAGAGCTTTATTTACtttaacataattaaatatattaatgagtGCATTGTCCTTCGCAAAGGTCATTTATTGTCTCGCCATTTGTTTGCATgcatattgatataaaaaaacaaacaattgcATCAATGATATATAAACTAATTTATCCACGCATCCATCAGTCTACCTATTCATATATGTACCTGTTGTAAACTCAATACACATAGAATGCATGTGCTGCAACAAGATTAAATCTTatctgaataataataataaaatagtgaCCGTGACAATTACCTCTAGTTGTCACACACTGGAGGTCATTATCCATCCGAAAGGTCTGATACATTTTGAGATcgataagtatatatatgatatCAAACTAAAAAATCTTGCTGTATGCGtacaagtatataaaaatgaaataaaaaaaaaaacatacagcCATAATAATTTGACAATAGTATACATATAAGTAAAGTCGATTCGACAATTGTTTCTATGGTTACATATATACAAGGTGTGTGTTCGATCGAAGTTAAGTTTACTGGTCCCAAGAGAGGGGTGACTTAAACCCgagggtattttttttaagccatAACTTATGCTTGCTTATGCTATACCTCACATCAGTTGTTGTTTAGTCTTGTCCACTTTCACATGtgttgtatataataataaataataataaatataaatacataaatcaacactggtatatatttaataaaatctcagaaaaattatattcattcattCGTTCATCCCCattcattcattaattttagtattatattattttttttgatttaattagaaaaatgtagtatttaaatatatttttttgatttttaaatttttctttttttaatgcttgtaatgtaaaaaatttttttatttatttaaataatattaaacgaGCCTCTGTTTAATATATACTGCTAagcttaaattatttttttttatattattattattattgatgattgagaataaataaaaatgacaaaaagatTAACATTggtggaacaaaaaaaaattcaatgggCCAAAGAAaaaggtatttataaatatttcttttttttaattgaaataaacaattgaattgttttttataattatttttaaaagaggAAATGGCACGACTTAATAACCATTGGgatttaataaaacatcatAATCCAGTACGCACAACAATCaggtagaaaaattaaatatattttgttgaaaaataaattaatagggGTGTGCGAATATTCGAAAACTCGAATAATTCGTATCGAATACGAATCGAATATTCAATTCGAAAATCGAATCGAATTATTCGAATTTTCGAATAGTCGAATATCTACGAATAATTCGACTATTCGTCATTATTCGAATTATTCGAATTTTCGAATATTCGTATAAAGACGAATAGTCGAATAGTAACGAATTATTCGACTATTCGAGTTATTCGAATATTTGTATAAAGACGAAGAGTCGAAAGGTAACGAATAATTCGGCTATTCGACtgtatgtttttaatttttcgaattaaaatgatttaatgcaTTTAACAATTGTTCTAAATGGAAGATAATTGTGAGAATGATTGAACCCAAGcatgagataattttttatttatattattttaatgaatttattgaatacTTATTAATAGAATACAGAATATAGTATTAATCTTATACTCGGTTCCATTTACTAACAAATACAGccatattttacatttatattaatatttattgattacacTTTTTCATCACCTTATCAATCATGGAATAAATAAGAACTTcgttcaattaattaaaaagaaagaaataattacaaaacaaaaatcattatatttattacaatagtggttttataaatttgtttaaaaaaataatcaaaaataataaatatttcatagttaatttttttctattttttttacactttctTTACATATAtcattcattgataaaaaatatattaaaatgactATTAATACTATTCAACTACTATTCCGACACCTCTAAAAAGTTAGCACACCACAATGTAgttagaattaaaattttatgctttttttgtGCTATTTTCGTGTGGAACTCGCGATTTTTgtgcttttatatatttttttttatgcaatgttgtgctagcttaatattaagttaacaaacttctttaataattattttattctcataAACTCTCGATCAAAACtatgtgctttttatgtgttttaatTCTAcgtttgaataaattttttatttcaattactttttattgaaataatttttttagcacaacatttttaggaaaaaaaaaaaaaatatttgaataaaaagtaatttaaaaaaaaaattaactcaaacgtagaataaaaacacataaaaagcacataattttgaTCGAGAGTttattagaataaaataattattaaagaagttgtgttaacttaatattaagctagcacaacattgcataaaaaaaaatatataagaatatagaaaaatatataacataaaatttttcattctaaCTATATATTAGTTTGTGTCCATTGTGGTGTGCTAACCTTCTACAGGTTATTCTGACATGGAATacgagaatatatttttttgaaaatttagttttttttcgattatatATTCAAACGAGTTTATGAAACtactattaaaaaagaaattactgTAGCCAATAGTAGCTAGTTTTAAAAGAGAAGTTATTAATTCCGAcacattctaaaaaaataaaaaaatgaaaaaattataagacttttatttttgaactacTAATTACTATCAACTACTAACGATattaaactagaaaaaaaaataaaaattcaaaaatttttgatcGGGAGAatggcatttaaaaaaaaaaaaaaatatcagttaatGGTTGAACTAtactatcaaaaaataattcacttATATCAATTACTATCATaaaagaatcaaaaaaaaaaattataaattttttattcaaacttGAGGGGCCAAGTTCACAGACCTGAAAACCGAGTCTTTTCTATacccaaaaattaatgattttgttttgtaattatttttttcttttcaataaattaaacgaAATTCTCAATTATTCCATGATTGATAAGGTGATGAAAGAGtgcaatcaataaatataaataaatgtaaaatattgctgtatttgttaataaatggAACCGGGTGTAAGATTGATACTATACTTTGTATTCTATATTAATAAgtattcaataaattcattgaaataatataaataaaaaattatctcatgTTTGAGTTCAATATTCTTACAATTATCTTCTATTTGGAACAATTTTTGAATGCAATAAATCATTTCaattcgaaaaattaaaaatataccgtTGAATAGTCGAATAAGTGAATTATTCGTTACTATTCGACTATTCGTCTTTATACGAATATTCGAAAAATTCGAATAGTCGAATAATTCGTTACTATTCGACTATTCGTTTTTACACGAATATTCGAAAATTCGAATAATTCGACTATTCGAAATGTCGAATAATTCGATTCGAATTACAGTCGAATAGTACTATTCGATTCGATTCGATTCGAAGACTATTCGCACACCcctataaattaaattaaataaaaaaataaaaatgtatatagaaCAAGATTATCGTCAAGGGAACAATCTTCTTCTTGTAATCAAAAAATAGTTCGTGCCAGTGGACAGTATGGTAGCACAACGAGTCTCCAGAGTCTTGAATTTTCAGCTGGTGGTAGTATGATCAATATTCTTGATCGTAATGAATTTACAGGAACAATGAGAACAAGAAGTCCCAGTTTACCTCCAATTTATACCAaagaaaatcatcatcatcatcatcaacaacaacaacaacaacaacatgcCAACAATAGTCAGGTTAATTatctcatttaaatatattatcataatacGAAATATGTGTAGCTATggaaaaacatattttatataacttgaaagaaaaatcgATTCTAGCGTTTAAATCCGTAACTCGGTTCAACGAActtttgtatacatatatatatatatatatgaaataactTGGAAAAGTAATTTACCTTGTCTTGCAGGATAGgtataggtatataaaaaaaaaataaaagaaaataaaatagattacATGTTATATTGTCGTTTTAACCCTAAtatacaaataacaaaaagcaacaacaacagcagcaacagcagTTGGCAGTTGAGTTTGATCGTTGACAAGACCTAGTCGTACCATTTCGTTCATCGTCacgatattaaaataacaatttattttccgAGTTTCTGAcccaaatacatatatacattatacaataacatttgtaatttaatcatcataataatgcCAAGTCAATAAACTttattcatctattttttatgcagaaaatattacaattaaaaggAGATAAGACTACTCGAGATgccaaatataaaaatggctcatcaaaaaatatgcCATATGAATTAGAAAGAGAAGATGAGACTTCTGGTTATGCAAGTGATTCTGTTGAAGCACCAGTAAACAGTCATAATATCagtcatcaacatcatcaagttTATCCGGCaatgattaataatgataatgtcaTGTCATCAgaaaaaacttggaaaaatCCATATTGTGAAATGCCAAATACTACAACAACTACAACTGCTGGTTCAGTGTCTGAAACATCAAGAGGATGTTCAATAACACGATTAGGTGATATCAATAGACAAAGATGGGGAAGTGTTTGGCAAGGTGAATCATCAAAAGATCCACCACAGCATTCTTGGCTCGAAAGAGGATTATCAAGACTTGATAATTCTAGTcaggtaaatatatttttttctttaatcttttttcattaataataatgtattaataattgttgttgctgttggaTTCATCAAGATATTGGTaattaatcatgaaaataCAAGTAGTCCAGACAGTTCAACAACTGGCTCATCAAATTGTGATTCAAAAACTTATTTACGTGGTCATAATATACCAGTTGATATACACATACTTGAAGAACGTGAATTGCGTCGACAAAAAGCATTACAACTACAAAATGCAATAAAACAACAACttgaagaaaatgataaaaaacgtaaagaagaaaaaattaaaaaacaacaagaagaATATGAGGAAGaagaaagaattaaaaaagaaagatgTTTAGAAAGGGAAAGGTATTTGTCTacaatacatacatacatatatattacaaataataataatttatatcatgaaaaattaattacagacTAGagcaagaagaaaaaaaaatgaaagaaaaagaagaggcaaaaattaaaaaagaagaagcaatgagaaaaattattgagaatGCTGAAAAACTTGCAAAAGAAGAAAAACGACATCGTCGTCAAGTTAATGATTCAACTGAGCATATCAAAGAGGTCAACGACCATTTACCATCAAAAGTCACCACTACTATTGATGTTCACAAAGTTCAAGAAAATCAATCCACCACTATTGACTATACaccaaacaataataacaacaacaataatagtcaagaaaaaaatgatgaaaaaatcaaggaaaatattaatatcaatattaataatgaagaaaaaaatataaataataataaagatttaaattttgaaatattagataatttaaaaatgaaaaatttattacgaCTTCCTGTTAATAATGAAGTTGCAATTGTTTTGACTGGTCGACTTGATGACTCGGATCTATTGAATCTCGTTGTTAATACAAAatctgatttatcaaaaaataattattactcaaactcaataattaatgaatttattaaaaatccatTGACGGATTCATCATGTTCACCAAAagataaaacaattgaatataGATTATTAACACCAAGCAAATACAGATCATTGATGACCGCAAGAGAATGTGCAACTCAAACTGACGGAGAAAATGAGacatttaatcaacaaaaaaataataacaatagaaaaaataatgaaaagttaatat is drawn from Aphidius gifuensis isolate YNYX2018 linkage group LG3, ASM1490517v1, whole genome shotgun sequence and contains these coding sequences:
- the LOC122853442 gene encoding histone-lysine N-methyltransferase, H3 lysine-79 specific is translated as MTKRLTLVEQKKIQWAKEKEEMARLNNHWDLIKHHNPVRTTIRTRLSSREQSSSCNQKIVRASGQYGSTTSLQSLEFSAGGSMINILDRNEFTGTMRTRSPSLPPIYTKENHHHHHQQQQQQQHANNSQKILQLKGDKTTRDAKYKNGSSKNMPYELEREDETSGYASDSVEAPVNSHNISHQHHQVYPAMINNDNVMSSEKTWKNPYCEMPNTTTTTTAGSVSETSRGCSITRLGDINRQRWGSVWQGESSKDPPQHSWLERGLSRLDNSSQILVINHENTSSPDSSTTGSSNCDSKTYLRGHNIPVDIHILEERELRRQKALQLQNAIKQQLEENDKKRKEEKIKKQQEEYEEEERIKKERCLERERLEQEEKKMKEKEEAKIKKEEAMRKIIENAEKLAKEEKRHRRQVNDSTEHIKEVNDHLPSKVTTTIDVHKVQENQSTTIDYTPNNNNNNNNSQEKNDEKIKENINININNEEKNINNNKDLNFEILDNLKMKNLLRLPVNNEVAIVLTGRLDDSDLLNLVVNTKSDLSKNNYYSNSIINEFIKNPLTDSSCSPKDKTIEYRLLTPSKYRSLMTARECATQTDGENETFNQQKNNNNRKNNEKSTSTNEEKCARSKSQPRASIDSRPRWNANRPGTRYRTQSEKDPHYQRRLRMRRRRIESSDDRSRSPSSERRKINNIKLKIRNLTRRNIKNNHSDADLSMDSLNSIVPLRIDENGRINVHNNELIIEKNKINDKVDSWHEHDIISQLVTLKNGLLAKQQEWDSERCLISPSADIY